One Pseudorhodoplanes sinuspersici DNA segment encodes these proteins:
- a CDS encoding ornithine cyclodeaminase family protein produces MRVVSADDIQKILTYRALIDALADAFKSDIVVPVRHHHTIPQPGADATLLLMPAWTLSLAAQPDAKPVSTFAGRAADDQRYIGCKIVTVFPDNAKLQRPSVHGQYLLLSGETGEPLAMIEGRTLTAWRTACASALAARYLAREDASHLVMVGAGALAPHLIRAHASVRPIKRVTLWNRTRARAISLGFGIAVAGIEVDIAETLEEAVREADIVSCATLSPEPLIKGAWLKKGTHLDLVGGFTPKMREADDQAVKRSRIFVDTRAGAAKEAGDIVVPMKKKIIDAKAIKGDLFDLTRGKVKGRTSAPQITLFKSVGSAIEDLAAAMLVWKGLTG; encoded by the coding sequence ATGCGTGTCGTTTCAGCCGACGATATCCAGAAGATCCTGACCTATCGCGCGCTGATCGACGCGCTGGCCGACGCTTTCAAGAGCGATATCGTGGTTCCGGTCCGTCATCATCACACCATCCCCCAGCCCGGCGCTGACGCGACATTGCTGCTGATGCCGGCATGGACTTTATCGTTGGCCGCGCAGCCGGACGCAAAACCGGTATCCACTTTTGCTGGCCGCGCGGCGGATGACCAGCGCTATATCGGCTGCAAGATCGTCACCGTATTTCCCGACAACGCAAAACTGCAGCGGCCGTCGGTTCACGGGCAATATCTGCTACTGTCCGGCGAAACCGGTGAGCCGCTGGCGATGATCGAAGGGCGTACGCTGACGGCCTGGCGCACGGCTTGCGCCTCAGCCCTCGCGGCCCGCTATCTGGCGCGCGAGGATGCGTCACATCTCGTCATGGTCGGGGCGGGGGCGCTGGCGCCGCATCTCATTCGCGCGCATGCGAGCGTGCGCCCGATCAAGCGCGTGACGCTGTGGAACCGGACCCGTGCCCGCGCCATCTCGCTCGGCTTTGGCATCGCAGTCGCCGGCATCGAGGTCGATATCGCCGAAACGCTCGAAGAGGCGGTGAGGGAAGCCGACATCGTCTCCTGCGCGACATTGTCGCCGGAGCCGCTGATCAAGGGCGCCTGGTTAAAAAAAGGCACGCATCTCGATCTCGTCGGCGGTTTCACGCCGAAAATGCGTGAGGCCGACGATCAGGCGGTGAAGCGATCGCGCATTTTCGTCGATACCCGGGCCGGCGCCGCGAAAGAGGCGGGCGATATCGTCGTTCCGATGAAGAAGAAAATCATCGATGCCAAGGCGATCAAGGGCGACCTGTTCGATCTGACCCGCGGCAAGGTGAAGGGCCGCACCTCTGCCCCGCAGATCACCCTGTTCAAGTCGGTGGGCTCGGCAATCGAGGACCTCGCCGCTGCCATGCTGGTCTGGAAGGGCCTGACTGGGTAG
- a CDS encoding phosphoribosylanthranilate isomerase, with protein sequence MTTLVKICGLRTAAALDAALDAKADFVGFVFFPPSPRHVELADASALAARVRDRARTVALTVNADDALLEAIIAALKPNMLQLHGKETPERVAHLRTTFSLPVMKALPVETESDLAAIADYAGIADWLLFDARAPKDATRPGGLGRPFDWSLLKALDPGLRFMLSGGLDPANVAEALTIAQAPAVDVSSGVESEPGIKDPDKIRAFIRAVRSQNASAKIEKPRNILTGARS encoded by the coding sequence ATGACCACCCTTGTGAAAATCTGCGGCCTCCGGACGGCCGCTGCGCTCGATGCCGCGCTGGACGCGAAGGCCGATTTCGTCGGCTTCGTGTTCTTCCCGCCATCGCCGCGGCATGTCGAGCTTGCGGATGCGAGCGCCCTGGCTGCGCGTGTTCGGGACCGTGCCCGGACAGTGGCGCTGACTGTTAATGCCGACGATGCGTTGCTCGAGGCCATCATCGCGGCACTGAAGCCGAATATGTTGCAACTTCATGGCAAGGAAACGCCGGAACGGGTGGCGCATTTGCGGACGACGTTCAGTCTGCCGGTGATGAAGGCTCTGCCGGTCGAAACAGAGAGTGACCTTGCTGCGATCGCGGATTATGCCGGCATCGCCGATTGGCTGCTGTTCGATGCGCGCGCCCCGAAAGACGCCACGCGGCCTGGCGGTTTGGGGCGCCCCTTCGACTGGTCCTTGTTGAAAGCGCTTGATCCGGGCCTTCGCTTCATGCTTTCCGGTGGTCTCGATCCGGCGAATGTCGCTGAGGCATTGACAATCGCTCAAGCGCCGGCCGTCGATGTGTCGTCGGGTGTCGAAAGCGAGCCGGGTATCAAGGACCCGGATAAAATCCGCGCCTTCATTCGTGCCGTGCGTTCGCAGAACGCATCGGCGAAGATCGAAAAGCCGCGCAACATCTTAACCGGCGCGAGATCGTGA
- the trpB gene encoding tryptophan synthase subunit beta: MTVQQPNSFRTGPDENGHFGIFGGRFVAETLMPLILELEKAYAEAKRDPAFQKEMDYYLAHYVGRPSPLYYAERLTQHLGGAKIYFKREELNHTGAHKVNNVLGQIMVARRMGKTRIIAETGAGMHGVATATLCARFGLPCVVYMGAVDVERQKQNVFRMKMMGAEVVPVQSGSKTLKDAMNEALRDWVTNVTDTFYCIGTVAGPHPYPMMVRDFQCVIGNETRTQMMQAEGRLPDSLVACIGGGSNAMGLFHPFLDDKDIEIYGVEASGHGIPSGLHAASVSGGRPGVLHGNRTYLLMNDDGQINEAHSISAGLDYPGIGPEHAWLADMGRVKFLSATDGEAVAAFQLCSKLEGIIPALETAHALAKVTEIAPKKPKDHLMVVNLSGRGDKDLASVAEHLGTAI, encoded by the coding sequence ATGACCGTTCAGCAGCCCAACTCCTTCCGCACCGGCCCCGACGAGAACGGGCATTTCGGAATTTTCGGCGGACGCTTCGTTGCCGAAACGCTGATGCCGCTGATCCTCGAGCTTGAAAAGGCCTATGCCGAGGCGAAAAGGGATCCGGCCTTCCAGAAGGAGATGGATTACTACCTCGCGCATTATGTCGGCCGGCCGAGCCCGCTTTATTACGCCGAGCGCCTGACGCAGCATCTCGGTGGAGCGAAAATCTACTTCAAGCGCGAAGAGCTCAACCACACCGGCGCGCACAAGGTGAATAATGTGCTCGGCCAGATCATGGTCGCGCGCCGCATGGGCAAGACACGCATCATCGCCGAGACCGGCGCCGGTATGCATGGCGTTGCAACCGCGACGCTCTGCGCGCGTTTCGGCCTGCCCTGTGTCGTCTACATGGGTGCGGTCGATGTCGAGCGGCAGAAGCAAAACGTGTTCCGCATGAAGATGATGGGCGCGGAAGTCGTGCCAGTGCAGTCGGGCTCAAAGACGCTCAAGGATGCGATGAATGAAGCTTTGCGCGACTGGGTCACCAATGTTACCGACACATTCTATTGCATCGGCACCGTCGCCGGGCCGCATCCCTATCCGATGATGGTGCGCGACTTTCAATGTGTGATCGGCAATGAGACCCGGACGCAGATGATGCAGGCCGAAGGCCGGTTGCCGGATTCGCTCGTCGCCTGTATTGGCGGCGGCTCCAATGCGATGGGGCTGTTTCATCCCTTTCTCGATGACAAGGATATTGAAATCTACGGAGTGGAAGCGTCTGGCCATGGCATCCCGTCCGGCCTACATGCCGCTTCGGTCAGCGGCGGCCGCCCCGGCGTGCTGCATGGCAACCGCACCTATCTCCTCATGAATGATGACGGCCAGATCAACGAGGCGCATTCGATCTCGGCCGGCCTCGATTATCCCGGTATCGGACCCGAACATGCATGGCTCGCCGATATGGGGCGTGTGAAATTCCTGTCGGCAACGGATGGCGAGGCGGTGGCAGCGTTTCAGCTCTGCTCGAAGCTCGAAGGCATCATTCCCGCGCTCGAAACGGCGCATGCCTTGGCGAAGGTGACGGAGATTGCGCCGAAGAAACCGAAGGATCACCTGATGGTGGTCAATCTTTCCGGCCGCGGCGACAAGGATCTCGCCAGCGTCGCTGAACATCTCGGAACGGCAATCTGA
- a CDS encoding lipopolysaccharide assembly protein LapA domain-containing protein, with the protein MVRKLVFWLVLVPLAIVILMFAVANREMVTVSFDPFSTTQPAASITVPLFVLIFILVILGVIIGGVASWLRQSEYRRAARRRDSDVYALRREIETLNARLADSPASSNAARLGYRPPLGG; encoded by the coding sequence ATGGTTCGAAAGCTCGTCTTCTGGCTCGTGCTGGTGCCGCTGGCGATCGTTATCCTGATGTTCGCGGTCGCCAACCGTGAGATGGTGACGGTTTCCTTCGATCCGTTCAGCACGACGCAACCGGCGGCATCGATCACGGTCCCGCTTTTCGTGCTGATTTTCATCCTCGTCATTCTGGGTGTGATCATTGGCGGCGTTGCGTCCTGGCTGCGGCAATCCGAGTATCGCAGGGCGGCACGGCGGCGCGATTCCGATGTGTATGCGCTCCGTCGTGAGATCGAGACACTGAATGCGCGGCTGGCGGATAGTCCGGCGTCCAGCAATGCGGCACGGCTGGGCTATCGCCCGCCATTGGGCGGGTGA
- the trpA gene encoding tryptophan synthase subunit alpha: MATRIDRRFEDLKREGRAGLVTFMMAGDPDYATSLAVISALPKAGADVIEIGMPFTDPMADGPAIQAAGLRALKAGQTLKKTLQLVREFRTVDADTPIVLMGYYNPIYIYGVDKFLVDALEAGVDGLIVVDLPPEEDSELCLPALKAGLNFIRLATPTTDDKRLPAVLANTSGFVYYVSITGITGSATPNATRVSDAVARIKRHTTLPVAVGFGVKTAQNARDIAGGADAVVVGSALIDRLCNSLDANGNATADTVKAVTMLVSELADGVRSVRRAAAE; the protein is encoded by the coding sequence ATGGCAACACGCATCGACCGCCGCTTCGAAGATCTCAAGCGCGAAGGCCGCGCCGGGCTTGTCACATTTATGATGGCGGGCGATCCCGATTATGCCACCTCGCTCGCGGTGATCTCCGCGCTGCCAAAGGCCGGTGCGGATGTGATCGAGATCGGCATGCCGTTCACCGATCCGATGGCCGATGGGCCGGCGATCCAGGCCGCAGGTCTGCGTGCGCTGAAGGCCGGGCAGACGCTGAAGAAGACGCTGCAGCTCGTACGCGAATTCCGTACAGTCGACGCCGACACACCGATCGTGCTGATGGGTTACTACAACCCGATCTATATCTATGGCGTCGATAAATTCCTTGTCGATGCACTCGAAGCCGGCGTGGATGGCTTGATCGTTGTCGATCTTCCGCCGGAGGAGGATTCCGAACTCTGCCTGCCGGCATTGAAAGCCGGTCTGAATTTCATCCGCCTCGCGACACCGACGACCGATGACAAGCGCCTGCCCGCCGTGCTCGCAAACACATCGGGCTTTGTCTATTACGTCTCGATCACCGGCATCACCGGCTCGGCAACGCCCAACGCAACACGCGTGTCGGACGCGGTGGCGCGAATCAAACGTCACACGACATTGCCGGTCGCCGTCGGCTTCGGCGTCAAGACGGCGCAGAATGCCCGCGACATTGCCGGGGGCGCCGATGCCGTTGTGGTCGGCTCGGCCTTGATTGATCGGCTATGCAATAGCCTCGATGCGAACGGCAACGCCACCGCCGACACGGTCAAAGCGGTGACGATGCTCGTGTCCGAGCTGGCCGACGGCGTACGCTCGGTTCGCCGCGCGGCGGCGGAATAG
- a CDS encoding ABC transporter ATP-binding protein — protein sequence MTGANRYANSPFLFMMHYVRCRPLAHLVILTAVLAAVACSVLTQYGVKILVDVLAMTPATAPIWTALGILVALIAADNLLWRLAGFVASFTFVGVTGDLRRDLFRHVTGHSLTFFADRMPGTLSSRITAISNAVFAVGNMAVWNLIPPCAATFIAVALLATVSLPMAAVLFVVAGIMVFAMFWFAAAGKPLHHDFADKAAAIDGEMVDVISNMPLVSAFGGHRREHRRFETIINSEMTARRRSLLYLEKLRLVHAAVTIVLAVGVLAWAIMLWQRGSATAGDVVLTCTLALSILHATRDLAVALVDATQHMARLSEALPLLLVPHDLNDHPDAKPLVHRPSSVAFENVSFAYPDGRRVFKDFNLRLEPGQRVGLIGPSGGGKSTLFALLQRLYDVQKGRILIDGQNITRVTQESLRESIAVVPQDVSMFRRTIMENIRYGHPSASDQMVRAAAHAARCDFIDGLPQKFETLVGDRGVKLSGGQRQRIAIARAFLKEAPLLLLDEATSALDSDSEELIHEALEELMQGRTVIAIAHRLSTLSSFDRIIALEAGKIVEDGPAELLLFNDGIYSRFAKQQFGYTPTNVVPLGRERTRERKSRQ from the coding sequence ATGACAGGTGCCAATCGCTACGCGAATAGCCCTTTTCTATTCATGATGCATTATGTTCGCTGCAGGCCGCTGGCGCATCTTGTCATCCTGACGGCGGTCCTGGCGGCGGTCGCCTGCTCGGTCCTCACACAATACGGCGTGAAAATCCTCGTCGACGTTCTCGCGATGACGCCGGCGACTGCACCGATCTGGACTGCGCTCGGAATTCTCGTCGCATTGATTGCCGCGGATAATCTGTTGTGGCGGCTTGCCGGATTTGTCGCGAGCTTCACCTTCGTCGGTGTCACCGGCGATTTGCGCCGCGACCTGTTCCGGCACGTGACCGGGCATTCCCTGACCTTTTTTGCCGATCGTATGCCGGGCACGCTGAGCAGCCGCATCACCGCCATTTCCAACGCCGTGTTTGCAGTCGGCAATATGGCAGTGTGGAATTTGATACCGCCCTGCGCAGCGACCTTCATTGCTGTTGCGTTGCTCGCGACCGTCAGTCTGCCGATGGCCGCGGTGTTGTTTGTCGTTGCCGGCATCATGGTCTTCGCCATGTTCTGGTTCGCGGCCGCCGGCAAGCCCCTGCATCATGATTTTGCCGACAAGGCGGCGGCGATTGACGGCGAGATGGTCGACGTCATCAGCAACATGCCGTTGGTCAGCGCCTTTGGCGGTCATCGCCGCGAGCATCGGCGGTTCGAAACCATCATCAATTCCGAAATGACGGCTCGACGGCGCAGCCTGCTCTATCTGGAAAAGCTACGACTCGTGCATGCTGCAGTGACGATCGTGCTTGCTGTCGGCGTGTTGGCTTGGGCCATCATGCTGTGGCAGCGCGGCAGCGCGACTGCAGGTGACGTGGTGCTAACCTGCACGCTAGCGCTGTCGATCCTGCATGCGACGCGCGATCTTGCCGTCGCACTGGTCGATGCCACGCAGCATATGGCACGGCTGTCGGAAGCCCTGCCGCTTCTGCTCGTGCCGCACGATCTTAACGATCATCCGGATGCCAAGCCGTTGGTGCATCGTCCGTCCAGCGTCGCGTTCGAGAACGTATCCTTCGCCTATCCGGACGGCCGTCGCGTGTTCAAGGATTTCAACCTTCGGCTCGAACCCGGCCAGCGTGTCGGTCTGATCGGACCATCGGGTGGCGGCAAGTCGACGCTCTTCGCGCTGCTGCAGCGGCTTTACGACGTACAGAAGGGCCGCATCCTGATCGATGGGCAAAACATCACGCGCGTTACGCAGGAGAGCTTGCGCGAATCCATCGCCGTCGTGCCACAGGATGTGTCGATGTTCCGCCGAACGATCATGGAAAACATCCGCTATGGCCACCCCTCAGCCAGCGATCAGATGGTGCGGGCGGCGGCGCACGCAGCGCGGTGCGACTTCATTGACGGCTTGCCGCAGAAATTCGAGACGCTGGTCGGCGATCGCGGCGTCAAACTCTCCGGCGGACAGCGGCAGCGCATCGCCATCGCCCGCGCCTTCCTGAAGGAAGCGCCGCTGTTGCTGCTCGATGAAGCGACGTCCGCGCTTGATAGCGATTCCGAGGAGCTTATTCACGAAGCTCTGGAAGAATTGATGCAAGGGCGCACCGTCATCGCCATCGCGCATCGTCTCTCGACGCTCAGCAGCTTCGATCGCATCATCGCGCTTGAGGCAGGCAAGATTGTCGAAGACGGACCAGCCGAGCTGCTGCTGTTCAATGACGGCATTTACTCGCGCTTTGCCAAGCAGCAATTCGGCTATACTCCGACCAATGTTGTGCCGCTTGGCCGCGAACGCACCAGAGAACGCAAGTCGCGGCAATAG
- the sppA gene encoding signal peptide peptidase SppA, producing the protein MSLDSRPLDADQIVDRRRLRRKLTFWRVLTVLVALAAIGAVIATSRSGSLTNLPSGAIARVTISGLIRGNQERVQALERLANSNVKAVIVHIDSPGGTTAGSEQLYDSLRRVKAKKPMVVVVDSLCASGGYIAAMASDHIIAQSASLVGSIGVLIQYPNFTDLLKTVGVKVEDVKSSPLKAAPNGFEPTSPEARAALASIVMDSYNWFKELVSSSRKLQGAALDKVADGRVFTGRQALDLKLIDQLGDERTAIEWLAKEKGIDPKTPVRDYRLRSRLSDFSFLHLAAVTTLNAVGLDGFARSLEQSGAFAAAERLNLDGLLALWHPSPTN; encoded by the coding sequence ATGTCGCTCGATTCTCGGCCGCTTGACGCGGACCAGATCGTGGATCGCCGCCGTCTTCGGCGCAAACTGACATTCTGGCGCGTGCTGACGGTTCTTGTCGCGCTGGCCGCCATCGGTGCCGTTATCGCGACGTCGCGGTCGGGCAGCCTGACCAATCTTCCGTCGGGCGCCATCGCGCGGGTGACGATTTCAGGATTGATCCGCGGCAATCAGGAGCGCGTCCAGGCACTCGAACGGTTGGCGAATTCGAATGTCAAGGCGGTCATCGTCCATATCGATAGTCCGGGGGGCACTACTGCCGGCTCCGAACAACTCTATGACTCGCTGCGGCGCGTGAAAGCCAAGAAGCCGATGGTCGTCGTCGTGGACAGCCTCTGTGCATCCGGCGGTTACATCGCCGCGATGGCGTCCGATCATATCATCGCGCAGAGCGCATCGCTGGTCGGATCGATCGGTGTGCTGATCCAGTATCCCAACTTCACCGACCTCCTGAAAACGGTCGGCGTGAAAGTCGAGGATGTGAAATCATCGCCGCTCAAGGCCGCGCCAAATGGTTTCGAGCCGACCTCGCCTGAAGCGCGGGCTGCGCTCGCCTCGATCGTCATGGACTCCTACAACTGGTTCAAGGAGCTCGTGAGCAGCAGCCGCAAGCTCCAAGGCGCCGCACTCGACAAGGTTGCCGACGGCCGCGTCTTCACCGGCCGGCAGGCGCTCGACCTGAAGCTGATCGATCAACTCGGTGACGAAAGGACCGCGATCGAATGGCTGGCCAAGGAAAAGGGTATCGATCCCAAGACGCCGGTTCGCGATTATCGGCTGCGCTCACGCCTGTCCGACTTCTCGTTCCTGCATCTGGCTGCCGTGACTACGCTGAATGCCGTTGGGCTGGACGGCTTTGCACGGAGCCTGGAGCAGTCCGGCGCCTTTGCGGCGGCCGAGCGGCTTAATCTTGACGGTCTGCTGGCGCTTTGGCACCCTTCTCCGACGAATTGA